The Fundidesulfovibrio magnetotacticus genome has a window encoding:
- the msrB gene encoding peptide-methionine (R)-S-oxide reductase MsrB, with amino-acid sequence MNLFKRSSCWLVTLVAAGCIWPLGGGGAEVPSDKSLAAAPGEEVATFAGGCFWCVESDFEKIPGVTRVLSGYSGGPEENPTYKQVSSGSTGHLEAVQVYFDPSKVRYEELLEHFWRHVDPTDAGGQFVDRGMQYRSAVFTRGDAQHKAALASRDRLAASGVFGQRSIVTEIRPFEAFYPAEDYHQDYSRNNPARYSQYRAGSGRDQFLGRTWAGRPAACPVPQAAQPGAKPAPWTAFVKPSDEELKRTLSPLQYKVTQHEGTEPPFNNEYNANKRPGLYVDVVSGEPLFASAHKYDSGTGWPSFWQPLTPDAVTLKEDRSLFATRVEVRSKLADSHLGHVFDDGPQPTGKRYCMNSAALRFVPVEELASQGYGEYLKLFP; translated from the coding sequence ATGAACCTGTTCAAACGATCGTCGTGTTGGCTGGTCACTCTGGTGGCCGCCGGCTGCATCTGGCCTCTGGGCGGCGGAGGGGCCGAGGTCCCGTCGGACAAGAGCCTGGCGGCAGCGCCGGGAGAGGAGGTGGCCACCTTCGCGGGAGGCTGCTTCTGGTGCGTGGAGTCCGACTTCGAGAAGATCCCGGGCGTCACGCGCGTGCTCTCGGGCTATTCGGGCGGCCCTGAGGAGAACCCCACCTACAAGCAGGTCTCCTCCGGGAGCACCGGGCACCTGGAAGCGGTGCAGGTCTATTTCGACCCCTCCAAGGTGCGCTACGAGGAGCTTCTGGAGCACTTCTGGCGGCACGTGGACCCCACCGACGCCGGAGGCCAGTTCGTGGACCGGGGCATGCAGTACCGCTCCGCCGTCTTCACACGGGGCGATGCCCAGCACAAGGCCGCCCTGGCCTCCCGCGACCGCCTTGCGGCCTCGGGGGTGTTCGGGCAGCGCTCCATCGTCACGGAGATCAGGCCCTTCGAGGCCTTCTATCCCGCCGAGGACTACCACCAGGACTACTCTCGCAACAACCCGGCTCGCTACTCCCAGTATCGCGCGGGGTCAGGGCGCGACCAGTTCCTGGGCAGGACCTGGGCCGGGCGTCCCGCCGCGTGCCCCGTGCCGCAGGCCGCGCAGCCCGGCGCGAAGCCCGCTCCATGGACCGCCTTCGTGAAGCCCTCGGACGAGGAGCTCAAGCGCACCCTTTCGCCCCTGCAGTACAAGGTGACGCAACACGAGGGCACCGAGCCTCCCTTCAACAACGAATACAACGCCAACAAGCGCCCCGGCCTCTATGTGGACGTGGTCTCGGGCGAGCCGCTCTTCGCCTCGGCGCACAAGTACGACTCCGGCACCGGCTGGCCCAGCTTCTGGCAGCCGCTGACCCCGGACGCCGTGACGCTCAAAGAGGACCGTTCGCTCTTCGCCACCCGCGTGGAGGTGCGCTCGAAGCTGGCCGACTCCCACCTGGGCCACGTCTTCGACGACGGGCCCCAGCCCACTGGCAAGCGCTACTGCATGAACTCGGCGGCCCTGCGCTTCGTGCCCGTGGAGGAACTGGCGAGCCAGGGCTACGGGGAGTATCTGAAGCTGTTCCCCTAG
- a CDS encoding YgiQ family radical SAM protein encodes MPRTPIPQPQFLPMSRAEMDRLGWDALDVLLVTGDAYVDHPSFGAALLGRWLTAHGFRTGIAAQPRWDDPDAVAAMGRPRLFAGVTAGALDSMLAHYTAFRRKRSEDAYTPGGKAGARPNRASIVYANLVRRACPGLPVVLGGIEASLRRVSHYDFWSDSLRRSIVLDAKADAVLYGMAEHSLLALAEALEQGEDIAAALWDIPGAAFAVPGSASLEDALELPSHESIEAEPAQLVKATLLLERHVHQNRRAACQRSGERMVVLTAPGEGLEAEALDALYTLPFTRRAHPSYDKPVPAEAMMAGSLNIHRGCAGGCSFCTLALHQGRRIRSRSARSVLEEARALAGTRGFNGSVSDVGGPSANMWGAACTGDMASCARSSCLTPRLCRHFSARQRDFVSLLRSVSAVPGVRHVRVASGWRMDLGLADPEALGAMVREFTGGQAKVAPEHRAGHVLRLMRKPAFETFERFLKLFERESARAGKEQYVVPYLMSAFPGCTVRDMQELAAWLGGRGWRPDQVQCFIPLPGTAAAAMYYAGVDLEGRPIPVARGDAERRAQHDILAGQGGAEHAARREAIRKPAGAARAGGPRGDSPSRPGGRSPGQTGRGAGRNSGRNSGRGRKG; translated from the coding sequence ATGCCGCGCACGCCCATTCCCCAGCCGCAGTTTTTGCCCATGTCCCGCGCCGAGATGGACCGCCTCGGATGGGACGCCCTCGACGTGCTCCTGGTCACGGGCGACGCCTACGTGGACCATCCCTCCTTCGGGGCGGCGCTTCTCGGGCGCTGGCTCACGGCCCACGGCTTCCGCACGGGCATCGCGGCCCAGCCCCGCTGGGACGACCCGGACGCCGTGGCGGCCATGGGCCGTCCGCGCCTCTTCGCGGGGGTCACGGCCGGGGCGCTGGATTCCATGCTCGCCCACTACACCGCTTTCCGCCGCAAGCGCTCCGAGGACGCCTACACCCCGGGGGGCAAGGCCGGGGCGCGGCCCAACAGGGCCTCCATCGTCTACGCCAACCTCGTTCGCCGGGCCTGTCCCGGGCTCCCCGTGGTGCTGGGCGGCATCGAGGCCTCCCTGCGCCGCGTGAGCCACTACGACTTCTGGTCCGACTCCCTGCGCCGCTCCATCGTCCTGGACGCCAAGGCCGACGCCGTGCTCTACGGCATGGCCGAACATTCCCTGCTGGCCTTGGCCGAGGCCCTGGAGCAGGGCGAGGACATCGCCGCCGCGCTCTGGGACATCCCCGGCGCGGCCTTCGCCGTGCCCGGCTCCGCATCCCTGGAGGACGCCCTCGAACTGCCCTCCCACGAGTCCATCGAGGCCGAGCCTGCCCAGTTGGTGAAGGCCACGCTCCTCCTGGAGCGCCACGTGCACCAGAACCGGCGCGCGGCCTGCCAGCGAAGCGGCGAGCGCATGGTGGTGCTCACCGCGCCGGGCGAGGGCCTGGAGGCCGAGGCCCTGGACGCCCTGTACACCCTGCCGTTCACCCGCCGGGCGCACCCCTCCTACGACAAGCCCGTCCCGGCGGAGGCCATGATGGCCGGGAGCCTGAACATCCACCGGGGCTGCGCGGGGGGGTGTTCGTTCTGCACCCTGGCCCTGCACCAGGGGCGGCGCATCCGCTCCAGGAGCGCGCGCTCCGTGCTGGAGGAGGCCCGCGCCCTGGCCGGGACCAGAGGATTCAACGGCAGCGTGAGCGACGTGGGCGGCCCCAGCGCCAACATGTGGGGCGCGGCCTGCACGGGCGACATGGCCTCCTGCGCGCGCTCAAGCTGCCTGACCCCCAGGCTCTGCCGTCATTTCAGCGCCCGGCAGAGGGATTTCGTGTCGCTGCTGCGCAGCGTCTCCGCCGTGCCGGGGGTGCGCCACGTGCGCGTGGCCAGCGGCTGGCGCATGGACCTGGGGTTGGCCGACCCCGAGGCCCTGGGGGCCATGGTGCGCGAGTTCACCGGTGGCCAGGCCAAGGTGGCCCCGGAGCACCGCGCGGGCCACGTGCTCAGGCTCATGCGCAAACCCGCCTTCGAGACCTTCGAGCGCTTCCTGAAGCTCTTCGAGCGCGAGTCCGCGCGAGCGGGCAAGGAGCAGTACGTGGTGCCCTACCTCATGAGCGCCTTCCCCGGCTGCACCGTGCGCGACATGCAGGAACTTGCCGCCTGGCTGGGCGGGCGCGGCTGGAGGCCCGATCAGGTGCAGTGTTTCATCCCCCTGCCGGGCACTGCGGCGGCGGCCATGTACTACGCGGGGGTGGATCTGGAGGGCAGGCCCATCCCCGTTGCCCGCGGCGACGCCGAGCGCCGCGCCCAGCACGACATCCTGGCCGGGCAGGGCGGGGCGGAACACGCAGCGCGCCGGGAGGCCATCCGCAAGCCCGCCGGAGCGGCCAGGGCCGGCGGCCCAAGGGGCGACTCCCCATCGCGCCCCGGCGGCAGGTCTCCGGGACAGACGGGACGCGGGGCCGGTCGCAACTCCGGTCGCAACTCCGGGCGCGGCCGCAAGGGCTGA